One segment of Streptosporangium brasiliense DNA contains the following:
- a CDS encoding FtsK/SpoIIIE domain-containing protein, translated as MFRKLPGDEAHHLVSTTPDTAVVFRPAVVTTPAIVTIVIFAWRLLAGAVRLLWRHPIAAAIVAAPCVLAWLYGWRVALIVATLPVSALVPWALFDRPSFNAWIGWRLLAWWRLVWVYRRHWQPVMIISGLGRHVRGRDYLPRLVKVSCTSWADLVTVQMLTGQAVTDWSDRIDHLAHGFGARSCRVSVARAGRLLLIFPRHDPLATPLAAVPIPEEASVGPVEIGTCEDGTPWRLKVHGTHILVAGATGAGKGSIIWSTIRGLLPAVRAGLVQVWALDPKRMELSFGRPLFGDRYAASPADCADLLEAAVAVMQERADRFAGLQRNHTPTVEDPFVLVVVDEVAFLTAYQSDKGLKLRISAALATLTTQGRAVGVGVLAALQDPRKEVMNIRNLFPDKIALRLDESEQVDMVLGDGARDRGALADHISPIPTQGAGVGYVRLECSPDPVRVRAAYVSDADIRAMAGQVTA; from the coding sequence ATGTTCAGAAAACTGCCCGGCGACGAGGCGCACCACCTCGTCTCCACCACCCCCGACACCGCCGTGGTCTTCCGCCCGGCCGTGGTCACAACCCCGGCGATCGTCACCATCGTCATCTTCGCCTGGCGGCTGCTGGCCGGCGCCGTACGCCTGCTCTGGCGGCACCCGATCGCCGCGGCCATCGTCGCCGCTCCGTGCGTGCTGGCCTGGCTGTACGGCTGGCGCGTCGCCCTGATCGTGGCCACCCTCCCCGTCTCGGCTCTCGTCCCCTGGGCGCTGTTCGACCGGCCCTCGTTCAACGCCTGGATCGGCTGGCGGCTGCTGGCCTGGTGGCGGCTGGTGTGGGTCTACCGGCGGCACTGGCAACCGGTAATGATCATTTCCGGATTGGGGCGGCACGTGCGCGGCCGCGACTACCTGCCCCGCCTGGTCAAGGTCTCCTGCACCTCGTGGGCCGACCTGGTCACCGTGCAGATGCTCACCGGCCAGGCCGTCACCGACTGGTCCGACCGCATCGACCACCTGGCGCATGGGTTCGGGGCGCGCTCGTGCCGCGTCTCGGTCGCTCGGGCTGGCCGGCTGCTGCTCATCTTCCCCCGACACGACCCCCTCGCCACCCCGCTCGCGGCCGTACCGATCCCCGAGGAGGCATCGGTGGGGCCGGTGGAGATCGGCACCTGCGAGGACGGCACCCCCTGGCGGCTGAAGGTCCACGGCACCCACATCCTGGTCGCGGGCGCCACCGGGGCGGGCAAGGGCTCGATCATCTGGTCGACGATCCGCGGCCTGTTGCCCGCCGTGCGCGCGGGCCTGGTGCAGGTGTGGGCGCTGGATCCCAAACGGATGGAGCTGTCCTTCGGCCGACCCCTGTTCGGCGACCGGTACGCGGCGAGCCCGGCCGACTGCGCCGATCTGCTGGAGGCGGCCGTGGCGGTGATGCAGGAGCGGGCCGACCGGTTCGCCGGGCTCCAGCGCAACCACACTCCGACCGTCGAGGACCCGTTTGTCCTGGTGGTGGTCGACGAGGTGGCATTCCTGACCGCCTACCAGTCCGACAAGGGCCTCAAGCTGCGTATCTCGGCCGCGCTCGCGACCCTCACCACGCAAGGGCGGGCGGTCGGCGTCGGCGTCTTGGCCGCACTCCAGGACCCGCGCAAGGAGGTCATGAACATCCGCAACCTGTTCCCCGACAAGATCGCGCTCCGGCTCGACGAGTCCGAGCAGGTGGACATGGTCCTCGGTGATGGGGCCCGCGACCGGGGCGCGCTGGCCGATCACATCTCGCCGATCCCCACCCAGGGGGCCGGCGTCGGCTACGTGCGGCTGGAGTGCTCGCCCGATCCGGTCCGGGTCCGCGCGGCCTATGTCTCCGATGCCGACATCCGTGCGATGGCCGGGCAGGTGACGGCATGA
- a CDS encoding helix-turn-helix transcriptional regulator, with the protein MTVPEILDELGGVSRRTFYRWREIGHAPQGLKLPNGEIRIWRSEFTAWLETLREAA; encoded by the coding sequence ATGACCGTTCCGGAGATCCTCGACGAACTCGGCGGGGTGTCACGACGAACCTTCTACCGCTGGCGGGAGATCGGTCATGCTCCCCAAGGTCTCAAGCTCCCGAACGGTGAGATCCGCATCTGGCGCAGCGAGTTCACCGCCTGGCTTGAGACTCTCCGGGAGGCGGCGTGA
- a CDS encoding cell division protein SepF, whose product MRPRDYSEALYVGQYFREGIPVVMDLTAVADEEAKQFVDFAAGLICGRRGDMERLSPKVFLLLPSGLAKSNAAAMKVEATASESS is encoded by the coding sequence GTGCGCCCCCGCGACTACAGCGAAGCGCTGTATGTGGGGCAGTACTTCCGCGAGGGCATTCCGGTCGTAATGGACCTCACGGCGGTGGCGGACGAGGAGGCAAAGCAGTTCGTGGACTTCGCTGCGGGTCTCATCTGCGGGCGGCGTGGCGACATGGAGCGTCTGAGTCCCAAGGTCTTCCTACTGCTCCCCTCGGGGCTGGCCAAGTCGAATGCAGCCGCGATGAAGGTCGAAGCGACCGCATCGGAATCGTCCTGA
- a CDS encoding pyridoxamine 5'-phosphate oxidase family protein: protein MGKIHDKINDRLRAFIGAQPVYFVATAPEQGGHVNVSPKGYADTFAVLDDTTVAYLDLDGSGVETIAHLRQNGRVTVMFCAFSGPPNILRLYGTGRVVVPEDPDFPELIKSFGPHPGVRSIIVVDCDRISDSCGFSVPFMSFEKDRTLLDEWAERKEVQQKRAYRAKNNRESIDGIPGLSPEETDPVVQHS, encoded by the coding sequence ATGGGGAAAATTCATGACAAAATTAACGATCGGCTGCGCGCGTTCATCGGAGCGCAGCCGGTCTATTTTGTAGCGACCGCTCCCGAGCAGGGCGGACACGTCAACGTCTCCCCCAAGGGATACGCCGACACCTTCGCCGTCCTCGACGACACCACGGTGGCCTATCTGGACCTGGACGGCAGCGGCGTGGAGACCATCGCCCACCTCCGCCAGAACGGCCGCGTCACGGTCATGTTCTGCGCCTTCTCGGGTCCCCCCAACATCCTCCGCCTGTACGGCACCGGCCGGGTCGTCGTTCCGGAAGACCCTGACTTCCCCGAACTGATCAAGAGCTTCGGCCCGCACCCCGGCGTCCGGTCGATCATCGTCGTCGACTGCGACCGCATCTCCGACTCCTGCGGCTTCTCGGTGCCGTTCATGTCCTTCGAGAAGGACCGCACCCTGCTGGACGAGTGGGCGGAGCGCAAGGAGGTCCAGCAGAAGCGCGCCTACCGCGCGAAGAACAACCGCGAGAGCATCGACGGCATCCCCGGCCTGTCTCCGGAGGAGACCGATCCGGTCGTCCAGCATTCCTGA
- a CDS encoding replication initiator — protein sequence MTDPTGRGLSRAERQAMPVALDVAVEIAKHNGVCIRPVVLRRLDIHTGTTEDVNVPCGTTLEAKCPPCAKRNRYLRMAQCREGWHLDAEPSTTPDEPNEEQRWLVEFRADMQAQRDAADKAGDDTTDLDAVLAGLDEEINAAGMRGTLLGRTTAKRTRSTRRRQDAPDLPRRVRRNTTLGRTFTGSDGATYRPSLFITLTLPSYGRVRAGQGVPVDPDAYDYPRAARDALHFSKLVDRFVQNLRRVAGYDVQYFSSVEPQKRFAPHLHMAVRGTMPRAEIKAIAAATYHQVWWPSVDEVRFEGEHLPVWTERPERAEPYPDGQDGDYLDPVTGELLPTWHEALDRLDADDEAEPLHVVRFGPQVDVQGVLAGTPDADQCIRYLSKYLTKSLGDTLDADDPARRDHAARMIEALRYEPCSAACPNWLRYGVQPKNARAGMSPGRCRGKAHKPEHLGYAGRRVLVSRKWSNKTLAEHKRDRRTWALEALGLADEPTDPHRYVWKPVPAGDDNIPSLALRLLRMVAERQRWRATLLALEARATGQDLSAVELQEAA from the coding sequence GTGACTGACCCGACCGGCCGCGGCCTCTCCCGCGCCGAACGGCAGGCCATGCCGGTGGCGCTGGACGTCGCGGTGGAGATCGCCAAGCACAACGGCGTGTGCATCCGCCCGGTGGTCCTGCGCAGGTTGGACATCCATACCGGCACCACCGAGGACGTCAACGTCCCATGCGGAACCACGCTGGAGGCCAAGTGCCCGCCGTGCGCCAAGCGCAACCGCTACCTGCGCATGGCCCAGTGCCGGGAAGGCTGGCACCTGGACGCCGAACCCTCCACCACCCCGGATGAGCCGAATGAGGAACAGCGCTGGCTGGTGGAGTTCCGCGCCGACATGCAGGCCCAGCGCGATGCCGCCGACAAGGCCGGCGACGACACCACCGATCTCGACGCGGTGCTCGCCGGGCTGGATGAGGAGATCAACGCCGCCGGGATGCGGGGCACCCTGCTCGGCCGTACCACCGCCAAGCGCACCCGCTCGACGAGGCGGCGCCAGGACGCCCCCGACCTGCCCAGGAGGGTCCGGCGGAACACCACGCTCGGGCGGACCTTCACCGGCTCGGACGGGGCCACCTACCGGCCGTCGCTGTTCATCACCTTGACTCTGCCCTCCTACGGCCGTGTCCGCGCCGGGCAAGGCGTGCCGGTCGATCCGGACGCCTACGACTACCCGCGGGCTGCTCGGGACGCGCTGCACTTCTCCAAGCTCGTCGACCGCTTCGTGCAGAACCTCCGCCGGGTGGCGGGCTATGACGTGCAGTACTTCTCCTCCGTCGAACCTCAAAAACGGTTCGCGCCGCACCTGCACATGGCCGTACGGGGCACCATGCCACGCGCCGAGATCAAAGCGATTGCCGCCGCGACCTATCACCAGGTGTGGTGGCCATCGGTCGATGAAGTGCGCTTCGAGGGCGAGCACCTGCCCGTCTGGACCGAGCGGCCTGAACGCGCGGAACCGTACCCGGACGGCCAAGACGGCGACTACCTCGACCCGGTCACCGGCGAACTCCTGCCCACCTGGCATGAGGCGCTCGACCGGCTCGACGCCGACGACGAGGCCGAACCACTGCACGTGGTCCGCTTCGGCCCCCAAGTCGACGTGCAAGGTGTCCTCGCCGGGACCCCGGACGCCGATCAGTGCATCCGCTACCTGAGCAAGTACCTGACCAAGAGCCTCGGTGACACCCTCGACGCCGACGACCCCGCGCGCCGGGATCACGCGGCCCGGATGATCGAGGCGCTGCGCTACGAACCGTGCTCTGCGGCCTGCCCGAACTGGCTGCGCTACGGCGTGCAGCCCAAGAACGCCAGGGCGGGCATGAGTCCGGGCCGGTGCCGGGGCAAGGCACACAAGCCCGAACACCTCGGCTACGCGGGCCGCCGCGTCTTGGTCTCCCGCAAGTGGTCCAACAAGACCCTGGCCGAGCACAAGCGCGACCGCCGTACCTGGGCCCTGGAAGCGCTCGGCCTGGCCGACGAACCCACCGACCCGCACCGCTACGTCTGGAAGCCCGTCCCGGCCGGCGACGACAACATCCCCTCCCTGGCCCTGCGGCTGCTGCGCATGGTCGCCGAACGCCAGCGCTGGCGGGCAACCCTGCTGGCCCTGGAGGCCAGAGCCACCGGACAAGACCTTTCGGCAGTCGAGTTACAGGAGGCAGCGTGA
- a CDS encoding YajQ family cyclic di-GMP-binding protein, which produces MADSSFDIVSKIDHQEADNALNQTVKEVGQRFDFKGTGASIAWSGGQKAVEIKANSEERANAVLDVFKDKLIRRGLSLKILDADEPKLSGKEYRLVVTLKEGIDQEHAKKISKIIRDEGPKGVKAQIQGEELRVSSKKRDELQEVIALLKGKDLEIALQFTNYR; this is translated from the coding sequence ATGGCCGACAGCAGTTTTGACATCGTCAGCAAGATCGACCATCAGGAGGCCGACAACGCGCTGAACCAGACGGTCAAGGAGGTCGGGCAACGATTCGACTTCAAGGGCACCGGCGCGTCCATCGCCTGGTCGGGCGGCCAGAAGGCTGTCGAGATCAAGGCCAACAGCGAGGAGCGCGCCAACGCCGTCCTTGACGTGTTCAAGGACAAACTGATCAGGCGAGGGCTCTCGCTCAAGATTCTGGACGCGGACGAGCCCAAGCTGTCCGGCAAGGAGTACCGCCTGGTGGTCACCCTCAAGGAGGGCATCGACCAGGAGCACGCCAAGAAGATCTCGAAGATCATCCGGGATGAGGGGCCCAAGGGGGTCAAGGCCCAGATCCAGGGTGAGGAGCTGCGGGTGAGCTCCAAGAAGAGGGACGAGCTGCAGGAGGTCATCGCCCTGCTCAAGGGCAAGGACCTGGAGATCGCCCTGCAGTTCACGAACTACCGCTAG
- a CDS encoding WapI family immunity protein: protein MDHAEIVIGRGKQSDHVLIRVLGRMHPGRTDFWDGNWLTSPIHVQVGGFVATIDAGLRAEELRNFRLALERVYADVRGSATLSSLEHWIELTVECHPTGSLSIYGIAADDPGMWNTLRFEIDGLDQTDIPPLVDALVAVEERFPVLGRE from the coding sequence ATGGATCATGCAGAGATCGTCATCGGCCGCGGCAAGCAGTCCGATCATGTGCTGATCCGGGTTCTCGGTCGTATGCATCCTGGCCGTACCGATTTCTGGGACGGGAACTGGCTGACCTCACCGATCCACGTGCAGGTCGGAGGGTTCGTCGCCACGATTGACGCGGGGCTTCGGGCTGAGGAACTGCGCAATTTCCGCCTGGCTTTGGAGCGCGTCTACGCAGACGTCAGGGGAAGTGCCACCCTCTCCTCCCTTGAGCATTGGATAGAGCTCACCGTCGAATGCCACCCCACAGGCTCGCTGTCGATCTACGGGATTGCGGCTGACGATCCCGGGATGTGGAACACCCTGCGCTTCGAGATCGACGGCTTGGACCAGACGGACATCCCGCCGCTGGTGGACGCGCTCGTAGCGGTCGAGGAGCGATTCCCCGTTCTGGGACGTGAATGA
- a CDS encoding plasmid replication, integration and excision activator, whose product MAIQGPIPVSFDQVFPHGCYIVGEVEQVKDFDASAKGRTVYAKDKTTGEPVWQVAVMDADPTVKAGQKTVSVKILSAVQPVPPAPLPGLPFVPVEFDAMTVTPYVGQTTGRLAWSIRARAMRAPRTATAPAKQTTAAAGKEAAA is encoded by the coding sequence ATGGCCATCCAGGGCCCCATCCCCGTCAGCTTCGACCAGGTCTTCCCGCACGGCTGCTACATCGTCGGCGAGGTCGAGCAGGTCAAGGACTTCGACGCCTCCGCCAAGGGGCGCACCGTCTACGCCAAGGACAAGACCACCGGAGAGCCGGTGTGGCAGGTCGCCGTCATGGACGCCGACCCCACCGTCAAGGCCGGCCAGAAGACCGTGTCGGTCAAGATCCTCTCGGCGGTGCAGCCGGTTCCCCCGGCGCCGCTTCCCGGCCTGCCGTTCGTCCCGGTCGAGTTCGACGCCATGACCGTCACGCCGTACGTCGGCCAGACCACCGGCCGCCTGGCCTGGTCCATCCGGGCCCGCGCGATGCGCGCTCCCCGCACCGCCACGGCTCCGGCCAAGCAGACCACCGCAGCGGCCGGCAAGGAGGCGGCGGCATGA
- a CDS encoding integrase gives MRLSLATEPASSDRANEDFIGATPDAVVLLDGAGTPADLESGCSHGVAWYSHTLGSTLLAGMTQRADSLTEILAAGIKATASMHDFCCDLSHPGSPSATVVMLRRTAGTLDWLVLADSVLVLDVLDADPMVICDERQALTGSRYRASMDAAVGGTPEHLQALSRYMDAMRAHRNVNGGFWVAAVDPLAAEQALTGTVPIDRVRAAAILSDGASRLIDRFHLATWPQALDILDQDGPEELIRRVREVEHGDPDGSRWPRGKIFDDATAAYCRI, from the coding sequence GTGCGACTCAGCCTCGCCACCGAACCCGCCTCTTCTGACCGGGCGAACGAGGACTTCATCGGTGCCACCCCTGACGCGGTCGTCCTCCTGGACGGCGCCGGCACCCCCGCGGATCTGGAATCGGGCTGCTCCCACGGTGTCGCCTGGTACTCCCACACCCTCGGCTCGACTCTCCTGGCCGGAATGACCCAGCGCGCCGACTCCCTGACCGAGATCCTCGCCGCCGGCATCAAGGCGACAGCCTCGATGCACGACTTCTGCTGCGACCTCTCCCACCCCGGCTCGCCTTCGGCCACCGTGGTCATGCTCCGCCGTACGGCCGGCACCCTGGACTGGCTCGTGCTGGCCGACTCCGTGCTCGTCCTCGATGTCCTCGACGCCGACCCCATGGTCATCTGTGACGAGCGGCAAGCCCTGACCGGTAGCCGCTACCGAGCTTCGATGGACGCCGCTGTTGGGGGGACTCCAGAACACCTCCAGGCCCTCAGCCGCTATATGGACGCCATGCGCGCGCACCGCAACGTCAACGGGGGATTCTGGGTCGCCGCGGTTGATCCTCTCGCCGCCGAACAGGCATTGACCGGAACGGTGCCGATCGATCGGGTACGGGCTGCCGCGATCCTGAGTGACGGAGCATCCCGGCTCATCGACCGCTTCCACCTGGCTACCTGGCCGCAGGCACTCGACATCCTCGACCAGGACGGCCCCGAGGAACTGATCCGCCGGGTCCGCGAGGTCGAACACGGCGATCCGGACGGCTCCCGCTGGCCACGCGGGAAGATCTTCGATGACGCCACAGCCGCCTACTGCCGCATCTGA
- a CDS encoding ATP-binding protein, whose protein sequence is MSPSRISRTFLGSPASITEARRFITAFLRNWPCVDDAELIVSELATNAVRHSDSGRFGGRFTVSIETRNSWLWLSVLDEGGPRSPRALPPLTSAENGRGLMLVGELSAAWGVTGDDKGRIVWAVLKTLPEAATRR, encoded by the coding sequence ATGTCGCCGTCACGCATCTCCCGCACCTTCCTCGGCTCTCCTGCCTCGATCACCGAAGCCCGCCGGTTCATCACCGCGTTTCTCCGCAACTGGCCATGCGTGGACGACGCTGAGCTCATCGTCAGCGAGCTGGCCACGAACGCGGTTCGGCACTCCGACAGTGGCCGATTCGGGGGCCGCTTCACTGTCTCCATCGAGACCAGGAACAGCTGGCTGTGGCTCAGCGTCCTGGACGAGGGCGGTCCCCGCTCTCCTCGGGCACTTCCGCCTCTCACGAGCGCCGAAAACGGGCGTGGGCTGATGCTGGTCGGTGAACTCTCGGCGGCCTGGGGTGTCACCGGAGACGACAAGGGGCGCATTGTCTGGGCTGTCCTGAAGACGCTCCCTGAAGCAGCGACACGGCGATGA
- a CDS encoding tyrosine-type recombinase/integrase — MNTSYDVKFWEIRRNETSKTPSYVIRWKVGGRQKSKTLRTKALAENFLSDLRQAAKRGEAFDMETGLPLSMLQAKSARTIFEFVRAYINMKWPHAAAKSRDSMSDALSTVLPALAKDRPGRPDAESLRAALRKHALLPAGKRPDAPHEMAQAIRWLESASLDLADLRETKVVRLALDALALRLDGKAAAPNTIARKRAVLHAVLEYAVELEELDANPLHKVRWKPPKTTETVDPRVAVNPRQARELLTMVTYVGGRGRGRRLMALFACMYYAALRPGEAVGLRLQDCHLPAKGWGRLTVDVSRPEVNRQWTDSGDAHEERGLKHRGSADVRPVPIPPELVKILRQHIDEYGTGADGRIFRSERGGVIASTAYTEVWQDARTLALTPAQVASPLARRPYDLRHAAVSLWLNAGVSAPDVAERAGHGVDVLLRVYAKCLDGQKEIANKRISDALTA, encoded by the coding sequence GTGAACACCTCCTACGACGTGAAGTTCTGGGAGATCCGTCGGAACGAGACGAGCAAGACGCCGTCCTACGTGATCCGCTGGAAGGTCGGCGGTCGCCAGAAGTCGAAGACCCTGCGGACCAAGGCTCTCGCCGAGAACTTCCTGTCGGACCTGCGGCAGGCGGCCAAGCGGGGTGAAGCCTTCGACATGGAGACCGGCCTCCCGCTCTCCATGCTCCAGGCCAAGAGCGCCCGGACGATCTTCGAGTTCGTACGGGCCTACATCAACATGAAGTGGCCTCACGCAGCGGCCAAGAGCCGGGACAGCATGTCCGACGCGCTCTCAACGGTGCTCCCCGCGCTGGCCAAGGATCGGCCTGGCCGTCCTGACGCCGAGAGTCTGCGGGCTGCGCTCCGTAAGCATGCGCTCCTCCCCGCCGGTAAGAGGCCCGATGCTCCTCATGAGATGGCGCAGGCGATTCGGTGGCTTGAAAGCGCCTCACTGGACTTGGCTGACCTGAGAGAGACCAAGGTCGTACGACTGGCGCTCGACGCGCTCGCCCTCCGACTCGACGGCAAGGCCGCGGCCCCGAACACGATCGCCCGTAAGCGGGCGGTTCTCCATGCCGTGCTGGAGTACGCGGTGGAGCTGGAAGAGCTGGACGCCAACCCGTTGCACAAGGTCAGATGGAAACCTCCCAAGACCACTGAGACCGTCGACCCGCGCGTGGCGGTCAATCCGCGGCAGGCTCGGGAACTCCTGACCATGGTCACCTACGTGGGTGGGCGTGGCCGGGGCCGGCGGCTCATGGCGCTGTTCGCCTGCATGTACTACGCGGCGCTGCGCCCGGGTGAGGCGGTCGGCCTGCGTCTCCAGGACTGCCACCTGCCCGCGAAAGGCTGGGGGCGGTTAACAGTCGACGTCTCCCGGCCCGAGGTCAACAGGCAGTGGACGGACAGCGGGGACGCCCACGAGGAACGGGGTCTCAAGCACCGTGGCAGTGCCGACGTCCGTCCGGTGCCGATCCCTCCCGAACTCGTGAAGATCCTCCGGCAGCACATCGACGAGTACGGCACCGGCGCGGACGGGCGCATCTTCCGCAGCGAGCGGGGCGGTGTGATCGCCTCGACGGCCTACACCGAGGTCTGGCAGGACGCGCGGACACTCGCCCTCACTCCAGCTCAGGTCGCCTCGCCCCTCGCCCGGCGGCCGTACGACCTGAGGCACGCGGCGGTCTCGCTGTGGCTCAACGCGGGCGTCTCAGCTCCCGACGTGGCCGAGCGGGCGGGCCATGGCGTGGACGTCCTGCTGAGGGTCTACGCCAAGTGCCTCGACGGACAGAAAGAGATCGCCAACAAGCGGATCAGTGACGCGCTGACCGCATGA
- a CDS encoding helix-turn-helix domain-containing protein: MEDRRDRLRALGELLRRLRKDAGLTGKDLALRAGVAQPTISRIETGQLLPVPETVDRLVEALDLDEVGRRELDALLVRLRDEVSRLKGGLAGRESANAARLRSARRVVSFQSAMIPALLQTAEYARLALAFGRDVDEDDAAKAAAVRVEAQAVLFESGREFSFVLTEGAVRTWPGSPALMRAQLDRLVQVSTLPHVGLGVVPWSTEAPGFPLHGFTVYDGSVSVVESLTGDLTLSEPGELAAHGETFEAFAAAAVYGEELRDLLGQIGADYQELAARLS; this comes from the coding sequence GTGGAGGATCGACGGGATCGCCTGCGGGCGTTGGGTGAGCTGTTGCGGCGGCTGCGTAAGGATGCTGGACTGACCGGTAAGGATCTGGCGTTGCGGGCTGGGGTGGCGCAGCCGACGATCTCCCGGATCGAGACGGGGCAGCTTCTTCCGGTCCCGGAGACGGTTGATCGGCTCGTCGAGGCGCTGGACCTGGACGAGGTAGGCCGCAGGGAGTTGGATGCTCTGCTCGTACGGCTGCGCGATGAGGTCTCCCGCCTCAAGGGCGGGCTGGCCGGCCGGGAGTCGGCGAACGCTGCGCGGCTGCGGTCGGCTCGTCGGGTGGTGTCGTTTCAATCGGCAATGATCCCGGCGCTGTTGCAGACGGCGGAGTATGCCCGGCTTGCCTTGGCCTTCGGGCGGGATGTCGACGAGGATGATGCGGCCAAGGCTGCGGCGGTACGGGTGGAGGCGCAGGCCGTCCTGTTCGAGTCGGGGCGTGAGTTCTCGTTCGTGCTGACCGAGGGCGCGGTTCGGACGTGGCCGGGGTCGCCGGCGTTGATGCGGGCGCAGCTTGATCGGCTGGTGCAGGTTTCGACGCTTCCGCATGTCGGGCTCGGGGTGGTGCCGTGGTCGACGGAGGCGCCGGGGTTCCCGTTGCACGGGTTCACGGTCTATGACGGGTCGGTGAGCGTGGTGGAGAGCCTGACCGGCGATCTCACGTTGAGCGAACCAGGGGAACTGGCCGCCCATGGGGAGACTTTCGAGGCGTTCGCGGCGGCGGCTGTGTACGGCGAGGAACTACGGGATCTTCTGGGGCAGATCGGTGCCGACTATCAGGAGTTGGCGGCCCGCTTGAGCTAA
- a CDS encoding sigma factor-like helix-turn-helix DNA-binding protein — MTVPPSDLERIAAIEDPYQLIRVTTERLSAAQQEVTELARMRRRVIQELHAQGVSYAQIAEQAGLSRGRIHQIKHTGPAPEGAFLGIGAVTVVTPLRLDPERNRPMLALDDMRSGKRLEDLARSFGLTVASDNVSVDGQVDLNRPGLLVICGPRMSAAMRTAYDTDPVITWERDDLGWLLRDTRTGVAYRSGSQVDPPQPTDSAYLGRLPRPDGNGTFLAIAGIHPNGSLGVVDLLASEVATIWGQVGDKRFSTVVGVEYDPATGEPVRTQLASPLYRHEDD, encoded by the coding sequence ATGACCGTGCCACCGAGTGACCTTGAGCGGATCGCCGCCATCGAAGACCCGTACCAGTTGATCCGGGTCACAACCGAACGGCTCAGCGCCGCCCAGCAGGAGGTCACCGAGCTGGCCCGGATGCGCCGCCGCGTCATTCAGGAGCTGCACGCACAAGGCGTCTCCTATGCCCAGATCGCCGAACAGGCCGGCCTCTCGCGTGGTCGCATCCACCAGATCAAGCACACCGGACCCGCCCCAGAAGGTGCATTCCTCGGCATAGGCGCAGTGACGGTGGTGACCCCGCTACGGCTCGACCCGGAGCGCAACCGCCCCATGCTGGCCCTGGACGACATGCGCTCCGGCAAGCGCTTGGAAGATCTCGCACGCTCCTTCGGGCTCACCGTCGCCTCCGACAACGTCTCGGTCGACGGGCAGGTCGACCTCAACCGGCCCGGCCTGCTCGTCATCTGCGGCCCCCGGATGTCCGCGGCGATGCGTACCGCCTACGACACCGATCCAGTGATCACCTGGGAACGCGACGACCTCGGCTGGCTGCTCCGCGACACCCGGACCGGCGTCGCCTACCGCTCCGGTAGCCAGGTCGACCCCCCACAGCCGACCGACTCGGCCTACCTCGGCCGCCTGCCCCGTCCGGACGGCAACGGTACGTTCCTGGCGATCGCGGGCATCCATCCGAACGGCTCGCTCGGCGTGGTCGACCTGCTCGCCTCCGAGGTCGCCACCATCTGGGGGCAGGTCGGCGACAAACGCTTCTCCACCGTTGTCGGCGTTGAATACGACCCTGCCACCGGGGAACCGGTCCGTACGCAACTGGCCAGCCCGCTCTATCGGCACGAGGACGACTGA